One Solanum lycopersicum chromosome 2, SLM_r2.1 genomic region harbors:
- the LOC101055601 gene encoding Hop-interacting protein THI031, with product MRREGRQHGMVRTYPILPSPWNPRPEPRYMNKSNSPPTAGLFAKVPTKPSNHSKFTGKCGRPRCTSCHVHPAAKSKDKTKGTQKLKGCGDVVSLVTWRVVDARPGFNFSGFSATGILDHLDSDSSYYMDHEIYYDEDYGYGDQELVVDSDGSPAIGVEIEDNDEEKMSFCEVGFVWEDVEEDEDWCVVEGI from the coding sequence atgagGAGAGAAGGTCGCCAACACGGTATGGTCCGTACTTACCCAATTTTACCCTCTCCATGGAACCCAAGACCCGAGCCCAGGTACATGAACAAGTCCAATTCACCACCAACCGCTGGGCTTTTCGCAAAGGTCCCAACTAAGCCCAGTAACCATTCCAAGTTCACCGGCAAGTGCGGTAGACCCAGGTGCACCAGCTGCCATGTTCATCCAGCTGCAAAATCCAAGGACAAAACTAAGGGCACACAAAAGTTAAAGGGATGCGGCGACGTCGTTTCGTTGGTTACTTGGAGAGTTGTGGATGCTAGGCCTGGGTTCAATTTTTCAGGGTTTTCAGCTACTGGAATTTTGGATCATTTGGATAGCGATTCTTCTTATTACATGGATCATGAAATTTACTATGATGAAGATTACGGTTACGGAGATCAGGAATTAGTAGTTGACTCCGATGGGTCTCCAGCGATCGGCGTTGAGATTGAAGATAACGATGAAGAAAAAATGAGTTTCTGCGAGGTGGGATTTGTGTGGGAAGAtgttgaagaagatgaagattgGTGTGTTGTGGAAGGAATCTAA
- the LOC101253242 gene encoding protein WVD2-like 7, whose amino-acid sequence MMEDSACLIHAFSYASAIPNEIKQGNPVHALGESISFGRFVSESLDWEKWSTFSHKRYVEEAERYAKPGSVAQKKAFFEAHYKKIAAQKAAALLEQANQQNPDSEITKNSAPDSTSLVKPHVEANQEEVHENPDALTTDSMVKASVSVADVEEIESESPVEGPGTPEATEKEPSNHIENGETQETVSEISETSHTEKPLLKTKSSSSKLEDDAASVTSKKKSAFSSFKSAVYSKKSKFPFPPTRHSIPLDVDKENNFTPITTNTNLDLMNEMRSTPKSLSKLINFTPAKEPHKIPPPPPFLKKESSKVAPATSKASKHCATPLKTPMATSNGASNHPMTTPSSESRRIKTPIHPTASGSITAGPKWNILSSVSKSFTAYRNKLQSPTLSTPFSLRTEERAARRKQKLEEKFNAKEEKKVQQQTTLKEKAGTELRKLGQSFCFKARPLPDFYKETETAKDHAKKIPVTQAPLPKRGRMPYPSSKQGLVSMKNDSCKNPRKKTS is encoded by the exons ATGATGGAAGATTCAGCTTGTCTTATACATGCTTTCTCTTATGCTTCTGCTATACCCAATGAAATAAAACag GGAAACCCTGTGCATGCACTTGGGGAGTCAATTTCTTTTGGGAGATTTGTGTCTGAGTCTTTAGATTGGGAAAAATGGTCAACTTTTTCTCATAAAAGATATGTAGAGGAGGCTGAGAGGTATGCTAAGCCAGGTTCTGTTGCCCAAAAAAAAGCTTTCTTTGAAGCCCATTACAAGAAAATTGCTGCCCAAAAGGCTGCAGCTTTGCTTGAACAAGCCAATCAACAAAACCCCGATTCTGAAATTACCAAGAATTCAGCCCCTGATTCTACTTCACTTGTGAAACCTCATGTAGAAGCTAATCAAGAAGAGGTTCATGAGAACCCTGATGCTTTAACAACAGATTCCATGGTTAAGGCTTCTGTTTCAGTTGCTGATGTGGAGGAGATAGAGAGCGAGTCCCCAGTGGAGGGTCCAGGTACTCCTGAAGCTACAGAGAAAGAACCATCAAACCACATTGAGAATGGTGAAACCCAAGAAACAGTTTCTGAGATTAGTGAAACATCTCATACTGAGAAGCCTTTGCTGAAGACTAAG AGCTCCAGCTCTAAACTTGAGGATGATGCTGCATCAGTGACAAGCAAGAAAAAATCTGctttttcttcattcaaatcAGCAGTCTActccaaaaaatcaaaatttccaTTTCCGCCGACTAGGCATAGTATTCCTCTTGATGTCGATAAAGAGAACAATTTTACTCCAATCACAACTAATACTAACttggacttgatgaatgaaatgaGATCAACCCCAAAATCTTTGAGCAAGTTGATCAACTTTACTCCTGCCAAAGAGCCACACAAGATACCTCCTCCACCTCCCTTCCTCAAGAAGGAAAGTTCAAAGGTTGCTCCCGCTACTAGCAAGGCATCTAAGCATTGTGCAACTCCACTTAAGACTCCTATG GCAACATCAAATGGTGCATCAAACCATCCCATGACAACGCCATCTTCAGAAAGCAGAAG GATTAAAACACCGATTCATCCCACAGCTTCAGGAAGTATAACAGCAGGGCCTAAATGGAACATTTTGTCTTCTGT TTCCAAGTCTTTCACAGCCTACCGAAACAAATTACAATCACCAACTTTATCCACTCCTTTCTCACTGAGAACAGAAGAAAGAGCTGCACGAAGGAAACAG AAGCTTGAAGAAAAATTCAATGCGAAGGAGGAAAAGAAGGttcaacaacaaacaacattaaAG GAGAAAGCAGGAACGGAACTTAGGAAACTTGGACAAAGCTTTTGCTTCAAAGCTCGTCCCCTGCCTGATTTCTACAAGGAAACAGAAACAGCAAAAGATCATGCAAAAAAG ATCCCAGTAACACAAGCTCCATTGCCCAAACGTGGAAGAATGCCATATCCCAGCTCAAAGCAAGGCTTAGTCTCGATGAAAAATGACTCTTGCAAGAATCCAAGAAAGAAGACTAGCTGA
- the LOC109118692 gene encoding uncharacterized protein, which translates to MNVIRRGVRSIYTTVDSPRLTRFALQPPKFVEVEFENGSLYKLSAEYLRIYSPAVDSKIRSICGEKVISGRRHVGIMSAEPIGNYGVRLLFDDLHKTGIFTWDYFYHLGSNKFALMRNYIRTLKKHGLSRDPPRRR; encoded by the exons ATGAATGTGATCAGGAGAGGTGTTCGAAGCATATACACCACAGTAGATTCTCCACGCCTCACCAGATTTGCTCTTCAACCTCCTAAATTT GTGGAGGTGGAGTTTGAAAACGGTAGTCTGTATAAGTTGTCAGCTGAGTATTTGAGAATATACAGCCCCGCTGTTGATAGTAAGATCAGATCGATTTGCGGTGAGAAG GTCATATCTGGTAGGCGTCATGTCGGAATTATGTCTGCAGAACCTATTGGAAATTATGGAGTGAG GTTATTATTTGATGACTTGCATAAGACTGGAATCTTTACATGGGACTACTTCTACCATCTTGGAAGTAACAAATTTGCCCTCATGAGAAATTACATCAGAACTCTGAAGAAACATGGACTAAGCCGCGATCCACCTAGACGAAGATGA
- the LOC101252939 gene encoding transcription factor MYB20: MGRQPCCDRVGLKRGPWTIEEDHKLVHFILNNGIQCWRTVPKLAGLQRCGKSCRLRWINYLRPDLKRGALSEAEEDQIIELHARLGNRWSKIASYFPGRTDNEIKNHWNTRIKKRLQVMGIDPLTHQPIDKEHETDELLPITETYYDKRNETENNIENANDISLPNNRLSENINGELWNKSFKTISTCYSPSISLESINFSTTSTATESSSNVAAAPAEEDDSVQQWMDSIFSCAINQLEEDLFLLRKYN, encoded by the exons ATGGGAAGGCAACCTTGTTGTGATAGAGTTGGATTGAAGAGAGGTCCATGGACTATAGAAGAAGATCATAAGCTTGTCCATTTTATTCTCAATAACGGCATTCAGTGTTGGCGAACCGTTCCCAAGCTTGCAG GCTTGCAAAGATGCGGGAAAAGTTGTAGACTGAGATGGATTAATTATCTGCGACCTGATTTGAAAAGAGGCGCGCTATCTGAAGCTGAAGAGGATCAGATTATAGAGCTTCATGCTCGTCTCGGTAACAG gtGGTCTAAGATAGCATCGTATTTTCCAGGAAGGACAGATAACGAGATAAAAAATCACTGGAATACTCGGATTAAGAAGAGATTACAGGTTATGGGAATAGACCCTTTAACTCACCAACCCATTGACAAGGAACATGAAACAGATGAGTTGTTGCCAATAACAGAGACatattatgataaaagaaatgaaacagAGAATAACATTGAAAATGCTAATGATATTTCACTACCAAACAATAGGTTGAGTGAAAATATCAATGGGGAGTTATGgaacaaaagttttaaaactaTATCGACTTGTTACAGTCCTTCAATTTCTTTGGAATCTATCAATTTCTCAACAACATCAACTGCTACTGAATCATCAAGTAATGTAGCTGCTGCACCCGCAGAAGAAGATGATTCTGTACAACAATGGATGGATTCGATATTCTCATGTGCGATCAATCAACTAGAAGAGGATTTGTTCCTTTTGAGAAAATACAATTAA
- the LOC101252342 gene encoding glycosyltransferase family 92 protein RCOM_0530710, whose amino-acid sequence MAQIPIKHRKKHVAVRRSFFWCILCFAAFTFSSLLFQGFHQWRPATTTALTAVKPIIQTVEFPDETVVFLKYPPSTPLFTKHDLYCLYLDPNSSQPPESVENDELLAQQLVRCPLVKPRGVLTSLFVKSTGYTLSIGPSRRWNSLAYEAMIDRDNTTIVFVKGFNLRGGRQSHASKFKCVYGWDVKNPKLVLQSDVVSIAQEVVRCNTPVSILNNPERFIGTSNMPIKVSVRMVGKEPLDSIASPKRRLQPDFPAQKQHNMCVCTMLRNQASFLKEWIMYHTRIGVQRWFIYDNNSLDDIDDVIKLLSNINVTRHVWPWIKTQEAGFAHCALRARDVCEWVGFMDVDEFFHLPTGMSLLDILRNQSRSNSKVAELRVSCHNFGPSGLKHVPTQGVTMGYNCRMIAPERHKSIVKPEALNSTLINVVHHFHLKSEFRYANMDRNVLVINHYKYQVWDVFKEKFYRRVATYVSDWQQQRNVGSRDRAPGLGTRAVEPPDWSSRFCEVTDTGLKDRVAEMFTDPNTGKLPWQKSLT is encoded by the exons ATGGCTCAAATTCCAATCAAACATCGTAAAAAACATGTAGCAGTTCGAAGATCTTTCTTCTGGTGTATCCTCTGCTTTGCTGCCTTCACTTTCTCTTCTCTACTATTTCAAG GGTTTCATCAATGGCGGCCGGCGACAACCACAGCCCTAACCGCTGTTAAGCCAATTATACAAACCGTCGAATTCCCGGACGAGACAGTTGTTTTCCTAAAATACCCTCCTTCAACTCCCTTATTCACAAAACATGACCTATACTGCCTCTACCTTGATCCTAACTCTTCTCAACCTCCTGAATCAGTTGAAAACGATGAATTATTGGCCCAACAGCTCGTTCGATGTCCCCTGGTTAAGCCACGTGGAGTCCTGACGTCACTTTTCGTCAAGTCTACCGGTTACACCCTCTCCATTGGACCATCACGTCGGTGGAATTCGTTGGCCTATGAGGCCATGATCGATCGCGATAACACGACCATAGTGTTTGTTAAAGGGTTTAATCTTCGTGGTGGAAGACAATCGCACGCTTCAAAATTCAAGTGTGTTTATGGTTGGGATGTTAAGAATCCCAAACTTGTGTTACAATCAGATGTTGTATCCATTGCTCAAGAAGTTGTTCGATGTAATACCCCAGTGAGCATACTGAATAATCCAGAGAGGTTTATTGGTACTAGTAACATGCCCATTAAGGTTTCTGTTAGAATGGTTGGTAAGGAACCTTTAGACTCTATAGCGAGTCCTAAACGCCGTCTGCAGCCTGACTTTCCAGCTCAAAAACAGCACAACATGTGTGTATGCACAATGTTAAGAAACCAGGCCAGCTTCTTGAAAGAGTGGATCATGTACCATACTAGAATCGGAGTACAGCGTTGGTTCATTTATGATAATAACAGCTTGGACGATATTGATGATGTCATTAAGCTATTATCGAACATAAATGTGACACGACATGTTTGGCCTTGGATCAAGACTCAAGAGGCAGGTTTTGCTCATTGTGCATTACGAGCTAGAGATGTGTGTGAATGGGTTGGTTTTATGGATGTGGATGAGTTCTTCCACTTGCCTACTGGTATGTCACTGCTTGACATATTAAGAAACCAATCAAGGAGTAATAGTAAAGTTGCTGAGTTGCGGGTGTCATGTCATAATTTTGGACCATCTGGTCTCAAACATGTCCCGACACAAGGGGTCACCATGGGGTACAATTGCAGGATGATTGCACCTGAGAGGCATAAGAGTATTGTGAAACCTGAAGCATTGAATTCAACATTAATCAATGTGGTTCACCATTTTCATTTAAAGTCTGAGTTTAGATATGCCAATATGGATAGAAATGTGCTTGTGATTAACCATTACAAGTATCAAGTTTGGGATGTCTTCAAGGAGAAGTTCTACAGGAGGGTGGCTACTTATGTTTCTGATTGGCAACAACAGAGAAATGTTGGGTCCAGGGATCGTGCCCCTGGTTTAGGGACACGAGCCGTTGAACCACCAGATTGGTCTAGTCGATTTTGTGAAGTTACTGACACTGGCCTAAAAGATCGAGTAGCAGAGATGTTCACCGACCCAAACACTGGCAAGTTACCCTGGCAAAAATCACTGACATGA
- the LOC101252035 gene encoding putative E3 ubiquitin-protein ligase RING1a produces the protein MVTDGDDKVEGLLSPKFRSVAAMAGWDEEALLMASLVVEDTPDRLSKQKKRSDLLHFKTPPTNSRRKRRAQKRSPASITATVLDLEDQDTAKQESEKKEAELKLDEKGDEALEEQGCSVATSSTKKIEPKSIEKADTKEAEASEEQGCSVSSSSAAFPSIDLLREELSCAICLEICFEPSTTPCGHSFCKKCLRSAADKCGKKCPKCRQLISNGRSCTVNTVLWNTIQLLFPKEVETRKAAADLSSREAKRQSPVRAVATHSNSRTTRVLLLNSPESGPSSQERRNSRAMRRQSARASAMPSRNRDISSRRELPSQDGDAALALRMQREEFMESFRTRSSADEQYRSSLALARANLRAMASRAINIRVRGGRGS, from the exons ATGGTGACCGATGGAGATGATAAAGTCGAAGGGTTGCTGAGCCCCAAGTTCCGGTCGGTGGCAGCTATGGCTGGTTGGGATGAAGAGGCTCTTCTCATGGCCAGTCTTGTTGTCGAAGACACACCTGATCGCCTTTCTAAGCAAAAGAAACGTTCTGATTTGCTGCATTTCAAGACTCCCCCAACAAATTCTAGAAG GAAAAGAAGGGCTCAGAAAAGGAGCCCTGCGTCCATAACTGCAACTGTTCTTGATCTGGAAGACCAAGACACTGCAAAGCAAG AAAGCGAGAAAAAGGAGGCAGAATTGAAATTAGACGAGAAAGGAGATGAGGCATTGGAAGAACAGGGTTGTTCTGTTGCTACATCTTCTACTAAGAAGATAGAACCAAAATCCATTGAGAAAGCAGACACGAAAGAAGCTGAAGCATCAGAGGAACAGGGGTgttctgtttcttcttcttctgcagcATTTCCCTCCATTGATCTACTTCGTGAAGAGCTTTCTTGTGCT ATTTGTTTGGAGATCTGTTTTGAACCGAGTACCACTCCTTGTGGTCACAG TTTTTGTAAGAAGTGTTTGCGATCTGCTGCTGATAAATGTGGAAAGAAATGTCCCAAGTGCAGGCAGCTTATCAG CAATGGTAGATCATGCACTGTAAATACAGTACTTTGGAATACAATTCAACTGTTGTTTCCCAAAGAAGTAGAAACAAGAAAAGCAGCTGCTGATTTGAGTAGTAGAGAAGCTAAACGTCAAAGTCCAGTAAGAGCTGTTGCTACTCATTCTAACAGCAGAACGACAAGAGTCCTGCTACTTAACAGTCCAGAATCTGGTCCTAGTAGTCAAGAAAGAAGGAATTCTCGCGCCATGAGAAGACAAAGTGCCCGAGCTTCTGCAATGCCAAGCAGAAATCGAGACATTAGCTCGAGGAGGGAGTTACCAAGTCAGGATGGGGATGCTGCATTGGCGCTAAGAATGCAGAGAGAGGAGTTCATGGAATCCTTCAGGACAAGAAGTTCTGCTGATGAGCAGTACAGGAGCTCTCTTGCTCTAGCCAGAGCAAATTTGAGGGCCATGGCATCAAGAGCCATTAACATTCGTGTTAGAGGAGGTCGTGGCTCATAA